In Microbacterium pumilum, the following proteins share a genomic window:
- the galK gene encoding galactokinase, producing MSTPQTWSAPGRVNLIGEHTDYNDGFVLPFAIQHRTHVELTPRDDRVIRVSSSFDDDAIEVALDDLDELFPARRDEVAEWARYPLGVAWALLHAAEASPDAAPGVELRFTSEVPVGAGLSSSAAIEGATASALNDTWNLGLDRVTLAQVGRRAENEAVGAPTGIMDQMASMLGRADAAIFLDCRSLEATVVDLGFAAAGLELLVMDTGVKHSHATGGYGERRASCELGASIMGVPALRDVSVDDLPRAAELMDDVTFRRVRHIVTENQRVLDTVRVLGEDGPAAIGDLLVASHVSMRDDFEISVPELDTAVDAALAAGAVGARMTGGGFGGAAIALVTHDLVENVKDAVTAAFAASGFTAPTMFTVVPSPGAGRD from the coding sequence GTGAGCACCCCGCAGACCTGGTCGGCGCCCGGCCGTGTCAACCTCATCGGCGAGCACACCGACTACAACGACGGGTTCGTCCTGCCGTTCGCGATCCAGCACCGCACGCACGTCGAACTGACACCGAGGGACGATCGCGTCATCCGCGTCTCGTCCTCGTTCGACGACGACGCCATCGAGGTGGCGCTCGACGACCTGGACGAGCTCTTCCCGGCACGACGCGACGAGGTTGCGGAGTGGGCGCGTTATCCGCTCGGCGTCGCCTGGGCCCTGCTCCACGCCGCCGAGGCGAGCCCGGATGCCGCCCCCGGCGTCGAGCTGCGGTTCACGTCAGAGGTGCCTGTCGGCGCCGGCCTCTCTTCGTCGGCGGCGATCGAGGGCGCGACCGCTTCGGCGCTCAACGACACCTGGAACCTCGGGCTCGATCGCGTCACGCTCGCCCAGGTGGGCCGACGTGCCGAGAACGAGGCCGTGGGAGCCCCGACCGGGATCATGGACCAGATGGCGTCGATGCTCGGCAGAGCGGATGCGGCGATCTTCCTGGACTGCCGATCGCTCGAGGCGACGGTGGTCGACCTCGGCTTCGCCGCCGCCGGCCTCGAGCTGCTCGTGATGGACACCGGCGTGAAGCACTCCCACGCCACCGGCGGCTACGGCGAACGCCGTGCGTCGTGCGAACTCGGCGCCTCGATCATGGGCGTGCCGGCGCTGCGGGATGTGTCGGTCGACGATCTGCCCCGGGCGGCCGAGCTGATGGATGACGTCACGTTCCGCCGGGTGCGACACATCGTCACCGAGAATCAGCGCGTGCTCGACACGGTGCGCGTGCTCGGCGAGGACGGACCAGCCGCCATCGGCGACCTCCTCGTCGCGTCGCACGTGTCGATGCGAGACGACTTCGAGATCTCGGTCCCCGAGCTCGACACCGCGGTCGACGCGGCGCTGGCCGCGGGTGCCGTCGGCGCGCGCATGACCGGCGGGGGCTTCGGCGGAGCGGCCATCGCGCTCGTCACCCACGACCTCGTCGAGAACGTGAAGGACGCCGTCACCGCTGCCTTCGCGGCATCCGGGTTCACCGCCCCCACGATGTTCACCGTGGTGCCGTCCCCTGGCGCCGGCCGCGACTGA
- the galT gene encoding galactose-1-phosphate uridylyltransferase, with protein MADGRALIYYDDPDTTLGPDRAVDAREAFARPETATMRRDPLTGDWVSIAAARQNRAFLPPAELDPLAPQTPTNPSEIPSRYDVAVFENKSPSFGPALAAAQGDAPSGADAPQGLDDLDAPGLGRTRTSVGRCEVVCFSPEHSGSFGTQSRTRARTVIEAWADRTAALSALPGVEQVFPFENRGEAIGVTLAHPHGQIYAYPYITPRTMSLLASIDREGPDLFARILEFEQGSGRVILTGQHWTAFVPFAARWPLEVHLMPHRHVPDLAATTPEERDELAPLYLRLLRGVDALYDSPTPYIAAWHQAPVHRGRDTARLHLQLTSPRRAADKLKFLAGSEAAMGAWIGDIPPETSAARLRDAVASIPEVTE; from the coding sequence ATGGCCGATGGACGCGCGCTGATCTACTACGACGATCCCGACACGACGCTCGGCCCCGACCGCGCCGTCGACGCTCGCGAAGCCTTCGCGCGACCAGAGACCGCGACGATGCGCCGCGACCCGCTCACCGGAGACTGGGTCTCGATCGCGGCAGCTCGCCAGAACCGTGCCTTCCTGCCGCCAGCCGAGTTGGACCCGCTCGCACCGCAGACGCCGACGAACCCGTCCGAGATCCCGTCCCGCTACGACGTCGCCGTCTTCGAGAACAAGTCCCCCTCGTTCGGCCCCGCCCTCGCCGCCGCGCAGGGCGACGCTCCGTCCGGCGCCGACGCCCCGCAGGGTCTCGACGACCTCGACGCTCCGGGGCTCGGGCGCACCCGCACCTCGGTCGGCCGTTGCGAGGTCGTGTGCTTCAGCCCGGAGCACTCCGGCTCGTTCGGCACTCAGTCCCGCACGCGCGCCCGCACCGTCATCGAGGCGTGGGCCGACCGTACCGCCGCGCTGTCCGCCCTTCCCGGCGTCGAGCAGGTGTTCCCGTTCGAGAACCGCGGCGAGGCGATCGGCGTCACGCTCGCGCACCCCCACGGACAGATCTACGCCTACCCGTACATCACCCCGCGGACGATGAGCCTGCTCGCCTCGATCGACCGCGAGGGGCCTGACCTCTTCGCGCGCATCCTCGAGTTCGAGCAGGGATCGGGGCGCGTCATCCTGACCGGCCAGCACTGGACCGCGTTCGTGCCGTTCGCCGCCCGCTGGCCCCTCGAAGTACACCTGATGCCTCACCGCCACGTGCCCGACCTCGCCGCCACGACGCCGGAGGAGCGCGACGAACTCGCACCGCTCTACCTGCGCCTGCTTCGCGGAGTCGACGCGCTCTACGACTCCCCCACGCCATACATCGCCGCCTGGCATCAGGCGCCCGTTCACCGCGGCCGCGACACCGCACGTCTGCACCTTCAGCTCACGTCGCCCCGGCGCGCTGCGGACAAGCTCAAGTTCCTCGCCGGATCCGAAGCCGCGATGGGCGCGTGGATCGGCGACATCCCACCCGAGACCTCCGCCGCGCGCCTGCGAGATGCGGTCGCATCGATTCCGGAGGTGACCGAGTGA